The segment GCGATCGGCTGGCGTCCCGTGGCCTTGGCCCCGCCAATATCGTTTCCCCCGACAATGCCCGCTAATCCGTGAGAAGTGATCAATCCCTATGAAACGCCTGTGTCGTAGTCTGTGCCTTCTGACCCTGTCCCTGACGTTCACCTCGGCGGTGGTCGCGCAGTCCATGCCCGTGCCGGTGCCAGCACCTCCCAGCATTGCGGCGCCGAGCCACATTCTTTTGGACAGCGGCAGCGGTCAGGTGCTGGTAGAGCGCAATCCGGACGAACGGCGCGAGCCCGCCAGCCTGGTCAAGGTGATGACGGCCTACGTCGTGTTCAGCGAGATCGACAGCGGGCACCTGTCGCTCAGCGACCCGGTGATCATCAGCGAGCGGGCCTGGCGCATGGGTGGGTCGCGGATGTTCGTGGAAGTCAATCGCAGCGTCAGCGTCGAGGACCTGCTGCGGGGCGTCATCATCCAGTCCGGCAACGATGCCAGTGTCGCCCTGGCCGAGCATGTAGCCGGAGACGAGCGCACCTTCGCCCAGCTCATGAACCAGTACGCCGACCAGATCGGCATGCAGAACACCAACTTCACCAACTCCACCGGCTGGCCGGACGAAAACCAGTACACCAGCGCCCGGGACATGGCGCTGCTGGCCCAGGCCATGATCCGCAACTTCCCGGAGTACTACCGGATGTACTCGGAGCGGGAGTTCACCTTCAACGACATCACCCAGCGCAACCGCAACCAGCTGCTCTGGCGTGATGACAGCGTGGATGGCCTGAAAACCGGTCATACCAGCACCGCCGGCTACAATCTGGTCACCTCCGCCCAGCGCGACGGCATGCGGCTGGTGTCGGTGGTCATGGGTACGGAAAGCCCCAGGGCAAGAGCTGATCAGAGCCAGTCCCTGCTCAATTACGGTTTTCGCTTCTTCCAGACCTACGAGCTCTATGCAGGCGGGCGTGAACTGTCGCGACCGAAACTGTGGAAAGGCGCGGAAGACACGGTACCGGTGGGCGTGGCCGAGTCGCTGATGGTGACCATTCCCCAGCGCCAGTACGACAACCTGGATGCCAGCATGCAGCTCAATACACCCCTGATCGCACCGGTGAGCCAGGGCCAGCAGGTGGGTGACGTGGAAGTGCGACTGGAGGGCGAGGTCATTGCCCGGGCGCCCTTGATTGCCCTGGAAGACATCGCCGAAGGCGGATTCTTCGGCCGCATGATTGACGAACTCTGGTTGATGTTCCAGTAAGCTTGATGTCATGAGTGATGATCGCGAAACCCTGCTGGAATTCCCCTGCGAGTTTCCCGTCAAGGCCATGGGTCGCGCCGATGAGGACTTCGTGCTGCGGGTGGTGGAGCTGGTGAGGGAGCACGTGCCGGACCTTGACGAGTCGCGGGTCGCCACCAGCGCCAGCCGCCGGGGCAACTATGTCTCGGTGACGATCACATTTACGGCCATCAGCCAGGCCCAGATCGACGCCGTCTACCTGGCGCTGAATGCCGATGACCAGGTGGTGATGACGCTTTGAGCGAGGGCGGCATCCCGCTGGTGCGCCGGCTGGGCCTGGCCGACTACGAGCCCACCTGGCGCGCCATGCAGGCATTCACCGACGACCGCGGCCCGGACACCCCGGACGAGATCTGGCTGGTGGAACACCCGCCGGTCTTCACCCTGGGGCTGGCCGGCAAGCCGGAACATGTGCTCGCCCCCGGCGACATCCCGGTCGTCAACGTGGACCGCGGCGGCCAGGTCACCTACCACGGCCCCGGCCAGGTGGTGATCTATCCCCTGTTGGACATGCGCCGCCGCCGGCTCGGCGTGCGCCAGCTCGTAACCCTGCTTGAAGAGACCGTCGTCGCCCTGCTGGCAGATTACGGCATTACCGCCTACCCCCGCCCGGACGCGCCCGGCGTCTACGTGGACGACGCCAAGATCGCCGCCCTGGGCCTGCGGATTCGCCGTGGTGCCAGCTACCACGGTGTGGCACTGAACGTGGCCATGGACCTGGAGCCCTTCAGCCGCATCAACCCCTGTGGCCACGCCGGCATGCAGGTCATCCAGGTGCGAGACCTGACCCCCGACGCGACCCTCGATGACATGGCCGAAGGATTGCTCCAGCAGATCCTGCGGCGGCTCACTCCTGAAACCTTGGCGTCGGCGCCGTGATGTGGTGGTCATCCCTGAGTCAGCTGGTCCTGCCGCCGGGCGGGCCGGTGATCCTGGGGCTGATCGGCCTGCTGCTGTGGCGCCGCAAGCTTGGCAAGGGGCTGGTGGTGCTCAGCCTGGCCAGCCTCTATGCGCTGTCCACGCCGCTGCTCAGCTTTGCCCTGGTGTCGCCCCTCGAGCGCACCGCTGCCTTACCGGTGGATGACCTGCCCGATATCGGCGAGCCTGCCGCTATCGTTGTCCTTGGCGGTGGTCGCCGCATGGCGGCTCCGGAGTACGGCGCCGACACGGTGAACTGGTGGTCTCTGGAGCGGGTGCGCTATGGCGCGCGGCTGCACCGGCAACTGGGCTTGCCGCTGCTGGTCAGTGGCGGTACGCCGGGTGACGACCAGGTGGCCGAGGCAGCGCTGATGGCGACGGCCCTGGAGGAAGACTTCGGCGCGCCGGTAACATGGCTGGAGCCACGCAGCCGCAACACCCAGGAGAATGCCTATTTTTCGGCTGGCATCCTGCAGGATGCCGGTATCGACCATGTGATCCTGGTGACATCGGCGCTGCACATGCCCCGCTCCGTGAAGGCTTTCGAGCGCGCCGGCGTATCCCGGGTAACACCGGCACCGACAGGTTTCCTGGGTCGACCAGCCGACGAACCCCTCATCAGGGCGGCAGCGCTGCTGCCCGACCGGCACTCACTGCAGCGCAGCACAGCGGCACTTCACGAGCATCTGGGCAGTGCCTGGTACCGGCTGCTCTACCGCTGATCCGGATCCATCCGTTCCATGAGATAGCACAGGCAGTCCTGGCGGATCACCCGGGCATCGGTGGTGAGCATGCTCGGCATGACCCGGCTTCGCGTCATCAGACGGCCATCGTCCATGGTGAAGTACCGCTCCGCCACGTCACGACCGCGCTCATCCTCCACCAGCAACGGCACCGCCTCACCTGAATAACTGCCAAATTCCGTACCCGCCGGCAGCTCGCGAAAATTGAAGCCTTCGAGATCCGGCAGCAGGGCGAGACCATCCGCACCATCGCCAAAGTGAAACCGCTGAGTTTCCGGAATGGTCACCCGGGCAATCGTGTGGAACAACCCGAACTCGCCGGGCCGCGGCTGCCTGGGAAGGTTCTCCAGCCGCAGGACCGCATCAATGAATTCGGCGGCATGGGCAACCCCTTCCACCTCGCTGGCACGGCCGCACTCGACGGTCACCGCCGGTGCCAACTGGCAGAAGGCCAGGGATTGCACACCCTGCGGGCGGGTGAAATAGACGATGGTTCGGCTGAACAGGGCCGCAAGACCCAGAAACGCCGGCTCAAGGCGGTTGATGCATCCGTAGTGGGGATTGATGCCGGTGTTGTTGTGCACATCAATGCTGGCGAACAGGCCGCGATCACGCATGCGCTCCCAGACCGAGCGCACCAGCCGGGCCTCCGGCGCGTCGGCATCCTGCCCCCCGGGCCAGATACGATTGAAGTCGGGTTGGCCATCAAGCCGGCGAACGCCGGCCAGTGCGGCCTGGGTATTACCGACGAATAGACAGAGCGATCGCGGCAAGGTCTTGCCCTGATACCGTCTGAGCAATTGCTGGATGGCATGCAGGCCCGTGGTCTCGTTGCCGTGCAGAAGCACGGAGACGAACAACGGCGGCTCGCGGCGGCCGGGCAGCTCGATGAGGCTGGGACCGCCCAGCAGGGCATGGATGTCCCTCGCCTGGACATCAAGGAACCCGCCGGGCAATTCCCGATACAACTGCAAAGCCGATACTTCAGCCATGGATCATCAACACTCCTAAAGCTCCCATTCGTGAACCGGGTGCCCGGAATCGGCATGCGCCATATACGCCTGAACCAGTCCGGCAAAGTCACGCCCATGACGCTGCACCCAGCCGATCTGCCAGGCGGCGCCGGTATGGCCGCTGGCGACCCGTGCCCGGGCAATTTCCAGGTACGGGCGATAGGCGTCGGGCGCAAGCCCCGACTCGGCGAGCGCCGCGTCGGCCTTTGGGATCAGGCTCTGCAGCAGAAGCTCACGCAGCACCACCTTCTGGCCACCCAGCCATTCCACTTCGGCCCGCAGCCCATCCCGGGCGGCAGCGTAGAAGTTTCTCGCCGCAGCCTGAAACGGCAGCTCTTTCTCCAACGGCTGCCGACGACCGACGCAGGCAAGCAACGCGCCGTAGAAAAAGACGGCGTTGGCCATCACGTCGGCAACCGTCGGGCCTGCCGCCATCACCCGGTGCTCCAGGCGGAGATGACATTGCCCGTCATCCCCGAAGCCCACCAGAGGCCTGTTCCAGCGCCAGATCGTGCCGTTATGCAACTGCAGGTGCGACAACTGCGCCGGCTTCGCATCGCTGCACTGGGGCAGCAACACCGGATAACGCTCGGCGTTCTCCCGGAACA is part of the Natronocella acetinitrilica genome and harbors:
- a CDS encoding D-alanyl-D-alanine carboxypeptidase family protein translates to MKRLCRSLCLLTLSLTFTSAVVAQSMPVPVPAPPSIAAPSHILLDSGSGQVLVERNPDERREPASLVKVMTAYVVFSEIDSGHLSLSDPVIISERAWRMGGSRMFVEVNRSVSVEDLLRGVIIQSGNDASVALAEHVAGDERTFAQLMNQYADQIGMQNTNFTNSTGWPDENQYTSARDMALLAQAMIRNFPEYYRMYSEREFTFNDITQRNRNQLLWRDDSVDGLKTGHTSTAGYNLVTSAQRDGMRLVSVVMGTESPRARADQSQSLLNYGFRFFQTYELYAGGRELSRPKLWKGAEDTVPVGVAESLMVTIPQRQYDNLDASMQLNTPLIAPVSQGQQVGDVEVRLEGEVIARAPLIALEDIAEGGFFGRMIDELWLMFQ
- a CDS encoding YbeD family protein, with product MSDDRETLLEFPCEFPVKAMGRADEDFVLRVVELVREHVPDLDESRVATSASRRGNYVSVTITFTAISQAQIDAVYLALNADDQVVMTL
- a CDS encoding M14 family metallopeptidase codes for the protein MAEVSALQLYRELPGGFLDVQARDIHALLGGPSLIELPGRREPPLFVSVLLHGNETTGLHAIQQLLRRYQGKTLPRSLCLFVGNTQAALAGVRRLDGQPDFNRIWPGGQDADAPEARLVRSVWERMRDRGLFASIDVHNNTGINPHYGCINRLEPAFLGLAALFSRTIVYFTRPQGVQSLAFCQLAPAVTVECGRASEVEGVAHAAEFIDAVLRLENLPRQPRPGEFGLFHTIARVTIPETQRFHFGDGADGLALLPDLEGFNFRELPAGTEFGSYSGEAVPLLVEDERGRDVAERYFTMDDGRLMTRSRVMPSMLTTDARVIRQDCLCYLMERMDPDQR
- a CDS encoding YdcF family protein is translated as MWWSSLSQLVLPPGGPVILGLIGLLLWRRKLGKGLVVLSLASLYALSTPLLSFALVSPLERTAALPVDDLPDIGEPAAIVVLGGGRRMAAPEYGADTVNWWSLERVRYGARLHRQLGLPLLVSGGTPGDDQVAEAALMATALEEDFGAPVTWLEPRSRNTQENAYFSAGILQDAGIDHVILVTSALHMPRSVKAFERAGVSRVTPAPTGFLGRPADEPLIRAAALLPDRHSLQRSTAALHEHLGSAWYRLLYR
- the lipB gene encoding lipoyl(octanoyl) transferase LipB translates to MQAFTDDRGPDTPDEIWLVEHPPVFTLGLAGKPEHVLAPGDIPVVNVDRGGQVTYHGPGQVVIYPLLDMRRRRLGVRQLVTLLEETVVALLADYGITAYPRPDAPGVYVDDAKIAALGLRIRRGASYHGVALNVAMDLEPFSRINPCGHAGMQVIQVRDLTPDATLDDMAEGLLQQILRRLTPETLASAP